The Sedimentisphaera salicampi genome includes a region encoding these proteins:
- a CDS encoding ExbD/TolR family protein — protein sequence MAFQQKRKYFSIRANIVKRIKSSSSGLKFQITALTDIVFLLLVFFVATTRFRPTEGELPMGLPTTNLAGAASTVLIDPLIVELDSEQEGMIIRYGENEVMAETTSPEAMDQIAANFFDFYTTQNRSVEDPLELACSEDLKWDHLAKFYNIMYGLGIENITFLMD from the coding sequence ATGGCATTCCAACAAAAGCGAAAATATTTTTCAATACGTGCAAATATCGTAAAACGTATCAAAAGCTCTTCCTCAGGGTTGAAGTTTCAAATCACCGCTCTTACAGATATTGTTTTCCTGCTTTTGGTTTTCTTTGTAGCCACAACACGTTTCCGGCCTACAGAGGGCGAGCTGCCTATGGGACTGCCCACTACCAACCTCGCTGGTGCTGCAAGTACAGTGCTGATTGATCCGCTGATTGTTGAGCTTGATTCAGAGCAGGAGGGGATGATAATACGTTACGGCGAGAATGAGGTGATGGCCGAAACCACTTCCCCCGAGGCTATGGATCAAATAGCAGCGAATTTCTTCGATTTTTACACAACGCAGAACAGAAGCGTTGAGGATCCACTGGAACTTGCATGCTCTGAAGACCTCAAATGGGATCATCTGGCAAAATTTTACAATATTATGTACGGACTTGGAATTGAGAATATAACCTTCTTGATGGATTAA
- a CDS encoding ABC transporter ATP-binding protein, with protein sequence MSKQVLKIDDLYVSFYTDEGEVKAVSGLSLDINEGETVALVGESGCGKSVSSLSVLGLLPDPPAKIKQGEILYKGQNLLNLEEKQLRTLRGSEIAMIFQEPMTSLNPVYTIGDQIIETILAHEKIDLEEAEKRAAEMLGLVGIPDPLARLDEYPHQLSGGMRQRVMIAMALSCSPSLLIADEPTTALDVTVQAQILELLKRIQRETSMSILLITHDLGVVAENADRVAVMYASKMVEKAGVKDIFDTPKHPYTKGLMQSLPKLGEKRGRLDTIKGTVPDPLEFPSGCKFHPRCPLGHSDPQCIENEPQLEPAGNNRFVSCWKWQDE encoded by the coding sequence ATGAGCAAACAGGTTCTGAAAATAGATGACCTTTACGTAAGCTTTTACACCGATGAAGGCGAGGTTAAGGCCGTTTCAGGCCTTTCGCTGGATATAAATGAAGGCGAGACAGTGGCTCTTGTAGGCGAGAGCGGCTGCGGGAAAAGTGTGAGCTCTCTTTCGGTTTTGGGGCTTCTTCCCGATCCTCCTGCTAAAATAAAGCAGGGAGAAATATTGTATAAGGGACAGAACCTTCTCAATCTTGAAGAAAAACAGCTCAGAACTCTTCGCGGCAGCGAGATAGCAATGATATTTCAGGAGCCTATGACAAGCCTCAATCCGGTTTATACTATCGGAGATCAGATAATCGAAACCATACTCGCCCATGAAAAGATAGATCTGGAAGAGGCAGAAAAGCGAGCAGCGGAAATGCTCGGTCTTGTCGGCATTCCCGATCCCCTTGCAAGGCTGGATGAGTATCCCCATCAACTCTCAGGCGGGATGAGGCAGAGAGTAATGATTGCGATGGCTTTGAGCTGCAGCCCCTCTCTCCTTATAGCGGATGAACCTACAACAGCGCTTGATGTAACAGTGCAGGCACAGATACTTGAGCTTCTCAAGAGGATTCAAAGGGAAACAAGTATGAGCATACTGCTGATAACTCACGATCTCGGCGTGGTTGCAGAGAATGCAGACAGGGTTGCAGTTATGTATGCATCAAAGATGGTTGAGAAGGCGGGCGTGAAGGATATTTTCGATACCCCCAAACACCCTTATACCAAGGGGCTGATGCAGTCTTTGCCGAAGCTTGGGGAAAAAAGGGGAAGGCTGGATACGATAAAAGGAACTGTTCCGGATCCTCTGGAATTTCCTTCGGGATGCAAATTTCACCCGAGATGCCCGCTGGGGCATTCAGATCCGCAGTGCATAGAGAATGAGCCGCAGCTTGAGCCTGCCGGCAATAATAGATTTGTTTCGTGCTGGAAGTGGCAAGATGAGTGA
- the scpB gene encoding SMC-Scp complex subunit ScpB: MSNSSFENKQATELQDNCGLEQAENAQNEAENPGSDENAFIETTLESVVEAALFACDEPITAAKLANIAEVNSPKDIDEAVEKLNSAYQERNSAFKIEKIAGGYQMLTHSVYNAWLKKLISEKKESKLSQAALETLSVIAYKQPVIRADVESIRGVSSGEIIRGLMNKGLVKMAGRAEILGRPVLYGTTKKFLELFGLDSIKDLPDVGEFKK, from the coding sequence GTGAGTAATAGTTCATTCGAAAATAAACAGGCAACAGAGCTTCAGGACAACTGCGGCTTAGAGCAAGCCGAAAACGCCCAGAATGAGGCTGAGAATCCAGGCAGTGATGAAAACGCTTTTATCGAAACCACGCTGGAATCGGTGGTTGAGGCAGCATTATTCGCCTGCGATGAGCCTATAACAGCTGCCAAGCTTGCTAATATTGCCGAGGTAAATTCGCCCAAGGATATAGATGAGGCTGTAGAAAAGCTCAACAGCGCATATCAGGAGCGTAATTCGGCCTTTAAGATTGAGAAAATTGCGGGCGGATACCAGATGCTTACCCACAGCGTTTATAATGCCTGGCTCAAAAAGCTCATCAGCGAGAAAAAGGAAAGCAAGCTCTCTCAGGCCGCCCTTGAAACGCTTTCGGTGATAGCGTATAAGCAGCCTGTTATCAGGGCGGATGTTGAATCTATAAGAGGCGTATCTTCAGGCGAGATTATCCGAGGCCTTATGAACAAAGGGCTGGTGAAAATGGCCGGGAGAGCAGAGATTCTGGGAAGGCCTGTACTCTACGGAACGACAAAGAAATTTCTGGAACTCTTCGGCCTCGATTCGATTAAAGATCTGCCGGACGTAGGCGAATTTAAGAAATAA
- a CDS encoding sulfatase: protein MQRRDFLKSSAAAVISGAAGKGLLARTAKKKPNLLFIFPDQFRVQALGFTGEDPTITPNLNKFARESLNFYNAVSNRPLCSPYRGMLMTGKWPYTTGITTNCNSSQPDIYLRNDEVTFTDALSNADYQIGYLGKWHLDTPRGVPVADHWKKAQWDCYVPPKRRHSIDYWHAYNCKDRHMNPHYWIKDAGEDDKAFFDQYSPIHEAETAEKYIKNEDGKMRDSGKPFALFAAMNPPHPPYHLVPDKYKKLFKDKSLDKLINRPNADRKLAGRIAKDYFAQVAGVDDAFGMIMDALEKSGEKENTIVVFTADHGEMMGSHNRKGKGVIYEESFRIPLMVRWPDKIMPGKDGLHINVPDTMPTLLGLMGLEKHIPKQAEGTDFSKVFEGKEFERPNTSFFISPGSEEIGARGVRSDRYTYEVKLRKGKKQIRLFDRKRDPYQMQNIAYQKKDVAEIMHKELQNWLEKTRDPYAKQYA from the coding sequence ATGCAAAGAAGAGATTTTCTCAAATCAAGCGCGGCTGCTGTAATCAGCGGTGCAGCAGGGAAGGGTTTGCTGGCGAGAACGGCGAAAAAGAAACCAAACCTGCTTTTCATCTTTCCAGACCAGTTCAGGGTGCAGGCTCTCGGCTTTACCGGTGAAGATCCTACAATCACGCCGAACTTAAACAAATTCGCCAGAGAATCGCTGAATTTTTATAATGCAGTAAGCAACAGGCCGCTTTGCAGCCCTTATCGCGGCATGCTTATGACAGGCAAATGGCCTTATACCACCGGCATAACCACAAATTGCAATTCCTCGCAACCTGATATCTATCTGCGGAATGATGAAGTAACTTTTACCGATGCTTTATCGAACGCTGACTACCAAATTGGGTATCTGGGCAAATGGCATCTGGACACTCCGCGGGGAGTGCCGGTTGCAGATCACTGGAAGAAGGCTCAGTGGGACTGCTACGTGCCCCCAAAGCGTAGACACAGCATAGACTACTGGCACGCCTACAACTGCAAGGACCGCCATATGAACCCGCACTACTGGATTAAAGATGCGGGAGAGGACGATAAGGCGTTCTTCGATCAGTATTCCCCCATACATGAGGCTGAAACTGCAGAGAAATATATAAAGAACGAAGACGGAAAGATGAGAGACTCCGGCAAACCCTTTGCATTGTTTGCTGCTATGAATCCGCCTCATCCGCCTTATCACCTCGTACCTGATAAATACAAAAAGCTATTCAAAGATAAGAGTCTCGATAAGCTTATCAACAGGCCAAATGCGGACAGGAAACTTGCAGGCAGGATTGCTAAGGATTATTTCGCTCAGGTTGCAGGAGTGGATGACGCGTTCGGGATGATTATGGACGCTCTGGAGAAATCCGGCGAGAAAGAAAATACAATCGTAGTTTTCACTGCCGACCACGGTGAGATGATGGGCAGCCACAACCGCAAGGGCAAAGGCGTTATATACGAGGAATCCTTCAGAATACCTCTTATGGTTCGCTGGCCGGATAAGATAATGCCCGGCAAAGACGGCCTGCACATAAATGTGCCCGATACGATGCCCACCCTGCTTGGGCTTATGGGATTAGAAAAGCATATTCCCAAGCAGGCAGAAGGAACGGATTTCTCTAAGGTGTTTGAAGGCAAGGAATTTGAAAGGCCTAATACGAGCTTTTTCATTTCGCCCGGAAGCGAGGAAATCGGCGCTCGGGGCGTTCGCAGCGACAGATACACCTATGAAGTGAAGCTGAGAAAAGGGAAGAAACAGATAAGGCTCTTTGATCGAAAGAGGGATCCCTATCAAATGCAAAATATAGCATACCAGAAGAAAGATGTGGCTGAAATTATGCACAAAGAGCTTCAAAACTGGCTTGAGAAAACCAGAGATCCCTACGCCAAACAATATGCGTAA
- the cyaB gene encoding class IV adenylate cyclase, with the protein MSMEIEYKAKLDSLSIFLEKLSRKGAVLGSSVLQRDYYFDDNDASVYSRGESLRLRKEKDLNTGKDDCWLCFKGKREDSKIKTRSENETRIDNFPEMKLILEGLGYSVSLAFEKKRFHWHFQNCLICIDTLPHIGDFVEVEGEDEESVNAVCTELELSLPPEKCSYAEAVVKKCEEKGFHKRCFFFETVSEKDGKKDAPDISPLSGKIAFVVNRSSGSGESVKLAEQVYEYFGRQGLNTHFYDSKSFEKIKACLEELAGDESCSLIVVCGGDGTVRCSIDAVCGTQKPLMLIPGGTENLLSKELGYQRSLEHYKKILAEGRLRNLDVAKVNGLTFTSVLGIGYDAETVEMLSKTRKGNITHIDYLWPAWKAFWSHEIPNMKVSADGEDVFSGKAILFIGNISRYATGMRILSEADYNDGLLDLCIMPCENKNDLLRYIVMSLFQMNSYCTENIYRQCRNISITSLGGSVVSQIDGDPGPKLPLEIKVLPSAVKVLTA; encoded by the coding sequence ATGAGTATGGAAATTGAATATAAAGCAAAATTAGATTCACTGTCGATTTTCCTTGAGAAACTCAGCAGAAAAGGCGCTGTGCTTGGAAGTTCTGTACTTCAAAGAGATTACTACTTTGACGATAATGACGCGTCGGTTTACTCCCGCGGAGAATCCCTGAGGCTGAGGAAAGAGAAAGATTTGAACACGGGCAAAGATGACTGCTGGCTGTGCTTCAAGGGCAAACGGGAAGATTCTAAGATCAAAACGAGGAGTGAAAACGAAACCAGAATCGATAATTTCCCGGAAATGAAACTTATCCTCGAAGGGCTTGGCTATTCAGTATCCCTTGCCTTTGAGAAAAAACGATTCCACTGGCATTTTCAAAACTGCCTTATATGTATTGATACTTTACCGCATATAGGTGATTTCGTTGAGGTTGAGGGCGAAGATGAAGAGAGCGTAAATGCGGTATGCACCGAGCTCGAACTCTCCCTGCCCCCGGAGAAATGCTCCTACGCTGAGGCTGTGGTAAAAAAATGCGAGGAAAAAGGCTTTCATAAGAGGTGCTTTTTCTTTGAAACTGTTTCGGAAAAAGACGGTAAAAAAGATGCTCCGGACATTTCGCCACTATCCGGAAAAATCGCATTCGTGGTAAACCGCAGCTCAGGGTCAGGGGAATCCGTAAAGCTTGCAGAACAGGTGTATGAGTATTTCGGCAGGCAGGGGCTCAATACTCACTTCTACGATTCAAAATCCTTCGAAAAGATAAAGGCCTGCCTTGAGGAGCTTGCAGGCGATGAGAGCTGCTCGCTTATTGTTGTATGCGGAGGCGACGGCACTGTAAGATGCTCTATTGATGCTGTCTGCGGCACGCAGAAGCCTCTTATGCTCATCCCGGGCGGCACGGAAAACCTTCTATCCAAGGAGCTGGGCTACCAGAGAAGCCTTGAGCATTACAAAAAGATATTAGCAGAGGGAAGGCTCCGCAACCTTGATGTTGCCAAGGTGAACGGACTTACATTCACCTCAGTTCTCGGTATAGGTTACGATGCGGAAACTGTTGAGATGCTTTCCAAAACGAGGAAGGGCAACATTACCCATATCGATTATCTCTGGCCTGCGTGGAAGGCCTTTTGGAGCCACGAGATACCGAATATGAAAGTCTCGGCAGACGGAGAGGACGTTTTTTCCGGCAAAGCAATTCTCTTCATCGGCAACATCTCGCGATACGCAACAGGTATGCGGATTCTAAGTGAAGCCGATTACAACGATGGTTTACTTGATCTGTGTATTATGCCCTGCGAGAATAAGAACGACCTGCTCAGATATATCGTGATGAGCCTTTTTCAGATGAACAGCTACTGCACAGAAAATATCTACAGGCAGTGCCGGAATATCTCAATCACCTCGCTCGGAGGGAGCGTTGTATCGCAGATCGATGGAGACCCCGGACCGAAGCTCCCGCTTGAGATAAAGGTGCTCCCTTCTGCTGTGAAGGTTCTTACTGCGTAA
- a CDS encoding LamG domain-containing protein encodes MTSGNSALTITKVNGISLSIDGEARFGRKSPVEVEWIDSQGNSNWEKTNYNQVESGSNSIVCRGLIESPNGSKLLFRDIYQVRNENSTFFLERSVRVSEANQNDSGFSSRFGLKTALQHSILDFNYLSPGILYKQNQFAPPRAIASYSKLQTDDDFFFFTTHCPLGPFIMMQNTGDKYHLTLAQEAPEPSSSFSGDDFRPRIINEKLQYGALGIRKEPKPLIGFVFPGTEQDRTYVGSGGTSTLRSHPLKQGITHNYNLILKSGSSPDFNRAAENTIDYFWEVYNPSNNILSVDMEKAYEANISLIYDICEPRGPENIRGIPWGDIDIFSGELKNPSYQMGWIGAQIEGAYHLIRYGQENNSETHKSYGRDMVDFWANRSWPDYNALPSKWYAGGWGDNWSQEGDLRHYGDGFFVIMKSYSFEKNRGIKHPNWLEYCKEFGDWLTDNQNSDGSWYNKYNIQDGTPKTSNKSRSCFVVPFLTSLYKETQNEKYLNTAVKAGNFAFSNNHLPCRYTGGAIDNGNVTDKESVLITMRAFTALYNATDNSKWLEAAEQAAKIGITWTYTWNIEIPENNYSKLNLFYEPEYYTSGQGLVALGHSYCDFYAAEHAGDYYELYKITGKEKYKLESELLLNNSMQLVDFESSIAGGKTFHEGSCPEGLAGTAMGGYRGHTNNAWLGFNTMGRLTGIKDIEDLSAAPNSYSSLIQWKFDDNAKDTSGNNNHGVLHPAEAGNITFVQDGNDGCVQFKDPKDRIKSPTINFGETFTVSGWIKISPNFTGNWNRFIVTEDVNSGFGLFQDSNSMSWKFTVNGSWGLPLGGTFQPGEWQYLTGTYDGELARLYVNGNLVSGPASLQPPANPQQQVVLGRDKNTWETGFTGRFDECVIYQRALNQQEIRNIYNHQKNPCVFPPEYDLDGDCFVGTSDFFMMASEWLECGRMGTCK; translated from the coding sequence TTGACATCCGGCAATTCTGCGCTTACCATAACTAAAGTAAACGGCATCTCGTTAAGCATAGACGGTGAGGCCAGATTCGGACGCAAAAGCCCTGTTGAGGTGGAATGGATAGACTCTCAGGGCAATTCTAATTGGGAAAAAACAAATTATAACCAAGTTGAAAGCGGCTCAAACAGCATTGTCTGCCGAGGACTGATAGAAAGCCCTAACGGTTCAAAACTTCTATTCCGTGATATTTATCAAGTCCGAAATGAAAACAGTACCTTTTTTTTGGAACGAAGCGTTAGAGTTTCAGAAGCTAATCAGAACGATAGCGGCTTTTCCTCAAGATTTGGATTGAAAACTGCACTCCAACATTCAATCTTAGATTTCAACTATCTTTCTCCCGGGATATTATACAAGCAAAACCAATTTGCCCCTCCCAGAGCTATAGCCTCATATTCAAAGCTCCAAACCGACGATGATTTCTTCTTTTTTACTACTCACTGCCCTCTCGGTCCTTTTATAATGATGCAGAATACTGGAGATAAATATCACCTGACATTAGCTCAGGAAGCCCCCGAACCTTCCTCAAGTTTTTCAGGGGACGACTTTCGCCCAAGGATAATCAATGAGAAATTGCAGTACGGGGCATTGGGAATAAGAAAAGAACCTAAACCCCTGATAGGTTTTGTTTTCCCCGGAACAGAGCAAGACCGAACATATGTTGGAAGCGGCGGAACAAGTACATTAAGAAGCCATCCGCTAAAACAAGGGATAACACATAATTATAATCTGATCTTAAAGTCTGGAAGCTCGCCTGATTTTAATAGAGCAGCAGAAAACACAATTGATTACTTCTGGGAAGTCTATAATCCCTCAAATAATATCCTTTCTGTGGATATGGAAAAGGCATACGAAGCAAATATAAGCCTTATCTATGATATATGCGAGCCCAGAGGGCCGGAAAATATAAGAGGCATACCTTGGGGCGATATAGATATATTTTCAGGTGAACTCAAAAATCCAAGCTACCAAATGGGCTGGATAGGAGCTCAAATAGAAGGTGCTTATCATTTGATTCGATACGGACAGGAAAACAACAGCGAAACCCATAAGAGCTACGGCAGAGATATGGTAGATTTCTGGGCAAACCGAAGCTGGCCGGATTACAATGCGCTGCCTTCTAAATGGTATGCAGGCGGCTGGGGAGACAACTGGAGCCAAGAAGGTGATTTAAGGCATTACGGCGACGGTTTTTTCGTGATAATGAAAAGCTATTCGTTTGAAAAGAATCGCGGCATTAAACATCCTAACTGGCTTGAATACTGCAAAGAATTCGGCGACTGGCTTACCGATAATCAAAACAGCGACGGAAGCTGGTACAATAAGTACAATATTCAGGACGGAACACCTAAAACTTCTAATAAATCTCGAAGCTGTTTTGTAGTGCCTTTTTTGACAAGTCTCTACAAAGAAACGCAAAACGAAAAATACCTGAACACAGCAGTAAAAGCAGGAAATTTTGCATTCAGCAACAATCATCTGCCCTGCCGATATACAGGCGGAGCAATAGATAACGGCAATGTAACAGATAAAGAGAGTGTGCTGATTACGATGCGGGCATTTACAGCTCTTTATAATGCCACTGACAATTCAAAATGGCTCGAAGCGGCGGAACAAGCAGCAAAAATCGGCATAACATGGACATATACATGGAACATTGAAATACCTGAAAATAACTATTCTAAACTTAACCTTTTCTATGAGCCGGAATATTACACCAGCGGACAGGGACTTGTAGCTTTGGGGCATTCATACTGCGATTTTTACGCAGCAGAGCATGCCGGCGACTATTACGAGCTTTACAAAATCACCGGCAAGGAAAAATATAAACTTGAATCAGAGCTGCTTCTCAACAACAGTATGCAGCTGGTTGATTTCGAGTCTTCTATAGCCGGCGGCAAAACCTTTCATGAGGGGTCCTGTCCTGAAGGACTTGCAGGTACTGCTATGGGAGGATACCGCGGACATACAAACAACGCATGGCTTGGTTTCAACACTATGGGAAGACTCACAGGAATCAAAGATATTGAGGATTTATCGGCAGCCCCAAACAGTTACAGCTCTCTGATTCAATGGAAATTTGATGATAATGCGAAGGATACAAGCGGGAACAACAATCACGGCGTCCTCCATCCAGCAGAAGCCGGCAATATAACTTTTGTGCAGGACGGCAATGATGGCTGTGTTCAATTTAAAGACCCTAAAGACAGAATCAAATCCCCGACAATAAACTTCGGCGAAACTTTCACAGTTTCAGGGTGGATAAAAATTTCGCCAAACTTTACAGGCAACTGGAACCGTTTTATTGTAACAGAGGATGTAAACTCAGGATTTGGACTCTTTCAGGATTCAAACTCTATGAGCTGGAAATTCACAGTAAACGGGAGCTGGGGGCTGCCTCTGGGAGGAACATTTCAGCCCGGAGAATGGCAGTATTTAACAGGAACTTATGACGGCGAGCTTGCTAGATTGTACGTAAATGGGAACTTAGTTTCAGGCCCTGCCTCGCTCCAGCCTCCTGCAAACCCTCAACAGCAGGTCGTTTTGGGAAGAGACAAGAATACATGGGAAACCGGATTTACCGGGAGATTTGATGAATGCGTGATATACCAGAGAGCTCTGAATCAACAGGAAATACGAAACATATATAATCATCAGAAAAATCCCTGCGTTTTCCCGCCTGAATACGATTTAGATGGTGATTGCTTTGTTGGCACTTCCGATTTTTTTATGATGGCCAGCGAATGGCTTGAATGCGGCAGAATGGGAACATGCAAATAA
- a CDS encoding family 43 glycosylhydrolase, whose protein sequence is MRFKLITLLIISVGLCISGCTAKTTDSAQTFTNPLLESGPDPWAFYKDGYYYYIKSQGESLLLLKTADITELANAERKVIWQAPEGTPHSKNLWAPEIHFIRGAWHVYYAADDGNHHNHRMFVLENKNPDPYEGEFKMKARIKTMPGDNWAIDGSIFEHNGKLYFIWSGWEEDKVHVETQRIYIAEMENPWTVSSERVQLSEPEYDWERNWDYDKGWSPDSPIYVNEGPQFIRHGEKMHIVYSCSGCWTPNYALGMLTADIQSDPMNPESWEKSKEPVFQQCPENEVYATGHNGFIKSPDGTEDWIIYHANDNPDDGCGNSRSPRLQKIEWAEDDMPVFGPALPKSAKIEKPSGTPE, encoded by the coding sequence ATGAGATTTAAGTTAATTACTCTGCTGATTATATCGGTCGGGCTGTGTATCAGCGGATGCACTGCCAAAACAACTGATTCCGCGCAAACCTTCACCAATCCCCTGCTTGAATCGGGGCCGGATCCGTGGGCATTTTACAAGGATGGATACTATTACTATATCAAATCCCAAGGCGAATCACTGCTTCTGCTGAAAACAGCAGATATAACCGAGCTTGCCAATGCTGAGAGGAAGGTAATCTGGCAGGCACCGGAGGGCACGCCGCATTCCAAGAATCTCTGGGCTCCGGAGATTCATTTTATCAGGGGCGCATGGCATGTTTACTATGCCGCAGATGACGGGAATCACCATAACCACAGGATGTTTGTGCTGGAAAACAAAAACCCAGACCCTTACGAGGGCGAGTTTAAGATGAAAGCAAGGATCAAAACCATGCCCGGGGATAACTGGGCTATAGACGGCTCAATTTTTGAACATAATGGAAAACTCTATTTTATCTGGTCTGGCTGGGAAGAAGATAAGGTGCACGTGGAAACCCAACGGATTTATATTGCTGAGATGGAAAACCCGTGGACTGTGAGCTCTGAGAGGGTTCAGCTCAGCGAGCCCGAATACGACTGGGAGAGAAACTGGGATTATGATAAGGGCTGGAGCCCCGATTCCCCGATATACGTTAATGAGGGGCCTCAATTTATCCGCCATGGCGAAAAAATGCACATAGTTTACTCGTGCAGCGGGTGCTGGACACCGAATTACGCCCTTGGCATGCTTACCGCAGATATTCAGAGCGATCCAATGAATCCGGAAAGCTGGGAGAAATCTAAAGAGCCGGTATTCCAGCAGTGCCCGGAAAATGAAGTTTACGCAACCGGACATAATGGCTTTATCAAAAGCCCGGACGGCACGGAAGACTGGATAATCTACCACGCAAACGACAATCCGGATGACGGCTGCGGGAATTCCCGCTCCCCAAGACTCCAGAAAATAGAATGGGCTGAAGATGATATGCCTGTTTTCGGGCCTGCTCTGCCGAAATCTGCAAAGATAGAAAAGCCCTCCGGCACTCCTGAATGA
- a CDS encoding HAD family hydrolase, translated as MIDKHKIRCPVFDLDDTLYPERDYCLSGFKSLGIEFSQVFGVSPDVLTEKLTESFNLAGDGKVFNRALDSLGAVYSRELIMEMVEKYRSHSPDITLPESVWNLLERLRSRYTLALITDGFLPAQELKIEALGIKGFFDYIICTEKLGRDFWKPAPKAFNMILEKGGFAPDECVYIADNPEKDFKAPNHLGWRTIMIKAPKNMNTDASLSAEYLPETIIDSFEDLGKILL; from the coding sequence TTGATTGATAAACACAAAATTCGATGCCCAGTTTTTGACCTTGATGACACTCTCTATCCCGAGAGGGACTACTGTCTCTCCGGCTTCAAGTCGCTTGGAATTGAGTTTTCGCAGGTGTTCGGAGTCTCGCCTGATGTCCTTACGGAAAAGCTTACAGAAAGCTTTAACCTCGCCGGCGACGGGAAAGTTTTCAACAGAGCACTTGATAGCCTCGGAGCGGTTTATTCCAGAGAGCTTATTATGGAGATGGTGGAAAAATACAGATCTCACAGCCCTGATATCACTCTCCCTGAAAGCGTATGGAATCTGCTCGAAAGGCTTCGGAGCAGATACACGCTCGCCCTTATCACAGACGGCTTCCTTCCTGCACAGGAGCTCAAAATTGAGGCCTTGGGCATTAAAGGCTTTTTTGATTATATAATCTGCACAGAGAAGCTCGGCAGGGACTTCTGGAAACCTGCACCGAAGGCGTTCAATATGATTTTGGAAAAGGGCGGTTTTGCCCCTGATGAGTGCGTTTACATTGCTGATAATCCTGAAAAAGATTTCAAGGCCCCGAACCATCTTGGATGGCGTACGATAATGATAAAGGCTCCCAAGAATATGAACACAGATGCCTCTTTGTCCGCAGAGTATTTGCCCGAAACTATAATCGATTCATTTGAAGACCTTGGAAAAATTCTCTTATGA
- a CDS encoding ABC transporter ATP-binding protein has translation MSEKLIKVENLKTHFPVRKGLFSKITGYVKAVDGVSFEIPQGKTLGLVGESGCGKTTIGRTMLRLVTSSSGKVFYKDRNVLDAGKKELTELRRDMQIIFQDPYGSLNPRMTVGKIVGEALSVHKIAKGEKRRELVADLLSRTGLSPDFINRYPHEFSGGQRQRIGIARALALNPNFIVCDEAVSALDVSLQSQIINLLMDLQDEFGLTYLFIAHDLAVVEHISDIVAVMYLGRIVEISKADELYKNPIHPYTKALMSAIPRPEPSSGLKRIVLEGEVPSPINPPSGCPFHPRCRYAEQRCAEEVQKLTESSFAREHKVACWKFA, from the coding sequence ATGAGTGAGAAGCTGATAAAAGTTGAAAACTTGAAAACCCATTTCCCAGTGCGAAAAGGCCTTTTCTCTAAGATTACAGGCTATGTGAAGGCGGTTGACGGGGTGAGCTTTGAGATTCCTCAGGGCAAAACCCTCGGGCTGGTAGGCGAAAGCGGATGCGGAAAAACAACCATAGGGCGCACTATGCTTCGGCTTGTAACAAGCAGTTCAGGTAAAGTGTTCTACAAAGACAGAAACGTTTTGGATGCAGGAAAAAAAGAACTAACCGAACTCAGAAGAGATATGCAGATCATCTTCCAAGACCCCTACGGCTCACTCAATCCAAGAATGACAGTGGGCAAAATCGTTGGCGAGGCGCTCAGCGTTCATAAAATAGCCAAGGGCGAAAAACGCCGTGAGTTAGTGGCTGATCTGCTCTCCCGCACAGGGCTTTCGCCGGATTTTATCAACAGATACCCCCACGAATTCTCAGGCGGGCAGCGGCAGAGGATCGGCATTGCAAGAGCTCTTGCCCTCAATCCAAACTTCATTGTCTGCGATGAGGCGGTAAGCGCGCTTGATGTATCTCTTCAGTCTCAGATAATAAATCTGCTTATGGACTTGCAGGATGAATTCGGCCTAACATACCTTTTTATCGCCCACGATTTGGCTGTCGTGGAGCATATTAGCGATATCGTTGCGGTTATGTATTTAGGGCGGATTGTTGAAATATCAAAAGCTGACGAACTTTACAAAAACCCCATCCACCCATACACAAAGGCTCTAATGAGCGCAATACCGCGTCCTGAACCATCTTCCGGACTGAAAAGAATAGTGCTGGAAGGCGAGGTTCCAAGCCCAATCAATCCGCCAAGCGGCTGCCCTTTCCATCCGAGGTGCCGGTATGCAGAGCAGAGATGCGCTGAAGAAGTTCAGAAGCTAACTGAATCAAGCTTCGCAAGGGAACACAAGGTAGCCTGCTGGAAATTTGCCTGA